A region of Sesamum indicum cultivar Zhongzhi No. 13 linkage group LG7, S_indicum_v1.0, whole genome shotgun sequence DNA encodes the following proteins:
- the LOC105167217 gene encoding uncharacterized protein LOC105167217 — protein sequence MAISATVVGALLGLGTQMYSNALRKLPYMRHPWEHVLGMGLGAVFANQMVKWDAKAQEDLDKLLIKAKQANESRYFGNPNSPHVRRGCCGRGGPGPVVLQPVWIRTLPCTPNL from the coding sequence ATGGCGATTAGCGCGACTGTGGTAGGAGCCCTACTAGGATTGGGGACCCAGATGTACTCTAACGCTCTCCGCAAGCTCCCTTACATGCGCCATCCGTGGGAGCATGTATTGGGAATGGGTTTGGGAGCGGTGTTTGCTAATCAGATGGTCAAGTGGGACGCCAAGGCTCAGGAGGACCTCGACAAGTTACTCATCAAGGCCAAGCAAGCCAATGAAAGCCGCTACTTCGGTAACCCAAACTCCCCCCATGTACGGCGCGGGTGCTGTGGGCGCGGGGGACCAGGTCCAGTTGTACTACAACCCGTATGGATACGGACCCTACCATGCACCCCAAATCTTTAG
- the LOC105167218 gene encoding heavy metal-associated isoprenylated plant protein 3-like, with product MGEKKKKNSNGEAQQKEGAESKKGDNGGGKSNVTVVLKADLHCEGCVSKVLKCIRSFDGVDTASIGDEQRITVVGKVDPVKLRERVEQKTHKKVELISPQPKKDNANKKNGDGKENAKIDGGNSGGDGKQEKKKEGKDNNSSKNKSDEKKSKEKEPPVTTAVLKVHLHCEGCIQKIHKAVTKTKGYQEMKIDRQKELVTVTGAMDMKAP from the coding sequence ATGggtgagaagaagaagaagaacagcAACGGGGAGGCGCAGCAGAAGGAGGGAGCAGAGAGCAAGAAGGGCGACAATGGAGGAGGGAAGAGCAACGTCACGGTGGTGTTGAAGGCTGATTTGCATTGCGAGGGATGCGTTTCCAAAGTCTTGAAGTGCATTCGCTCCTTTGATGGTGTTGACACTGCGAGTATCGGCGACGAGCAGAGGATTACGGTGGTGGGGAAAGTGGATCCGGTGAAGCTCCGGGAAAGGGTGGAGCAGAAAACCCACAAAAAGGTTGAACTGATTTCCCCACAGCCCAAAAAGGACAATGCCAACAAGAAGAATGGCGACGGAAAAGAGAACGCAAAAATCGACGGAGGCAACAGCGGCGGCGACGGAAagcaagagaagaagaaagaaggcAAGGACAATAACTCCTCCAAGAATAAATCTGATGAGAAAAAATCAAAGGAAAAAGAGCCGCCTGTGACGACGGCGGTGTTGAAGGTGCACTTACACTGTGAGGGCTGCATCCAGAAAATCCACAAAGCCGTCACCAAAACCAAGGGGTACCAGGAGATGAAGATCGACCGGCAAAAGGAGCTCGTGACGGTGACCGGCGCCATGGACATGAAGGcgccctaa